One segment of Nocardioides sp. QY071 DNA contains the following:
- a CDS encoding fatty acid desaturase, whose protein sequence is MARYATRGADGTTVPWRDKKRYLWILGLVVPLTPIVGIALFEATDDALFFWLTPVVFFGIIPLIDLVAGYDNTNPPDDVIDALENDRFYRWVTYLYLPVQYGGFVASIWYLATTDMSVLAKVGLAISVGVVGGVAINTAHELGHKRESLERWASKIALAQTFYGHFYIEHNRGHHVRVATPEDPASARMGESVYRFWPRTVSGSLKSSWELEAKRYQRKGTHPFHLGNDVLNAWLMTVALWGGLMLWLGLAYDVNPLSLLPYLLLQAVVGFSLLEVVNYMEHYGMVRQKVGTPGKMRYERVTPAHSWNSNNIATNVLLYHLQRHSDHHANPTRRYQTLRDFKDAPVLPTGYTGMIVVAMFPPAFRALMDKRVIAHYDGDLRLANLHPAKRERLLRKYPVPAELLAAEAAVRVDTSAHDFEGEVLAAQCPGCQYTYEVAEGNELEGFAAGTAWKDIPDDWCCPDCGVREKVDFKAVEPRHHLIGKVGA, encoded by the coding sequence ATGGCCAGGTACGCAACCCGAGGAGCTGACGGCACGACCGTCCCGTGGCGCGACAAGAAGCGCTACCTGTGGATCCTCGGACTCGTCGTTCCGCTCACCCCGATCGTGGGGATCGCGCTGTTCGAGGCGACGGACGACGCGCTCTTCTTCTGGCTGACGCCGGTCGTGTTCTTCGGGATCATCCCGCTGATCGACCTGGTGGCCGGCTACGACAACACCAACCCGCCGGACGACGTGATCGACGCGCTCGAGAACGACAGGTTCTACCGCTGGGTGACCTACCTCTACCTGCCGGTGCAGTACGGCGGGTTCGTCGCCTCGATCTGGTACCTCGCGACCACCGACATGTCCGTCCTCGCCAAGGTCGGCCTCGCGATCTCCGTCGGCGTGGTCGGCGGCGTCGCGATCAACACCGCCCACGAGCTGGGCCACAAGCGGGAGTCGCTCGAGCGGTGGGCGTCCAAGATCGCCCTCGCGCAGACCTTCTACGGCCACTTCTACATCGAGCACAACCGCGGCCACCACGTCCGCGTCGCGACGCCGGAGGACCCGGCCAGCGCCCGGATGGGTGAGAGCGTCTACCGCTTCTGGCCGCGCACCGTCTCCGGCTCGCTGAAGAGCTCGTGGGAGCTCGAGGCCAAGCGCTACCAGCGCAAGGGCACGCACCCCTTCCACCTCGGCAACGACGTGCTCAACGCCTGGCTGATGACCGTGGCACTGTGGGGTGGCCTGATGCTGTGGCTCGGCCTCGCGTACGACGTCAACCCGCTCAGCCTGCTGCCGTACCTCCTCCTGCAGGCCGTCGTCGGGTTCTCGCTGCTCGAGGTCGTCAACTACATGGAGCACTACGGCATGGTCCGCCAGAAGGTCGGTACGCCGGGCAAGATGCGCTATGAGCGGGTCACGCCGGCGCACTCGTGGAACTCCAACAACATCGCCACCAACGTGCTGCTCTACCACCTGCAGCGCCACAGCGACCACCACGCGAACCCGACCCGCCGCTACCAGACCCTGCGCGACTTCAAGGACGCGCCGGTGCTGCCGACCGGCTACACCGGGATGATCGTGGTCGCGATGTTCCCGCCGGCCTTCCGGGCCCTGATGGACAAGCGCGTCATCGCCCACTACGACGGTGACCTGCGGCTGGCCAACCTGCACCCCGCCAAGCGCGAGAGGCTGCTGCGCAAGTACCCGGTCCCCGCCGAGCTCCTCGCCGCCGAGGCCGCCGTCCGGGTCGACACCAGCGCCCACGACTTCGAGGGCGAGGTGCTCGCCGCCCAGTGCCCCGGCTGCCAGTACACCTACGAGGTCGCGGAGGGCAACGAGCTCGAGGGCTTCGCCGCCGGTACGGCGTGGAAGGACATCCCCGACGACTGGTGCTGCCCCGACTGCGGGGTGCGCGAGAAGGTCGACTTCAAGGCCGTCGAGCCGCGGCACCACCTCATCGGCAAGGTCGGCGCGTGA
- a CDS encoding ferredoxin — protein MHIVADKALCEGLGMCESMANDYFEVDEDEELVSVLDAHPPESDRAHVYAAVQACPVLALTLEG, from the coding sequence ATGCACATCGTGGCCGACAAGGCGTTGTGCGAGGGCCTGGGGATGTGCGAGTCCATGGCCAACGACTACTTCGAGGTGGACGAGGACGAGGAGCTGGTCAGCGTCCTCGACGCCCACCCGCCGGAGTCCGACCGGGCCCACGTGTACGCCGCCGTCCAGGCCTGCCCGGTGCTGGCACTGACCCTCGAGGGCTGA
- a CDS encoding Fic/DOC family N-terminal domain-containing protein yields the protein MDLSMFGKDAPGALVAISGSDPVLGAWQHHAFVPDPLPSTMPDLSPQTYLAVADARAALAALDSTARQLPNPTLLRTPTLRLEAQSTSALEGTYAPVAEVLTADEDAPTTPELLEILNYVRTANHGFDWVADGRPVSAAFISDLQGLLMRGTPLADVSGRPRETQVVIGVRKEADPRDFVVRGARFVPAPPGPDLEAGLSDLVEWMRSDHRGQIDPVVAAAMSHYQFETLHPFRDGNGRVGRLLVVLTLQMWGVLSEPTLTVSPWFEARRSTYYDRLLAVSTHGDWDGFVRFFATGLQAAADATRDGMIDLVRIQEELRRVVQSSNLRAGSAQAVVDLAVANPSFTVRTVEAELGLSYGRANKLVAQLVELDVLDVVDPSAYKRRFFAPRVLQTLTDRRSR from the coding sequence GTGGACCTCAGTATGTTCGGGAAGGACGCCCCGGGAGCACTTGTCGCCATCAGCGGCAGCGATCCCGTTCTCGGGGCGTGGCAGCACCACGCGTTCGTACCGGACCCCTTGCCATCGACCATGCCGGACCTGAGCCCTCAGACGTATCTCGCGGTCGCCGACGCACGGGCCGCCTTGGCTGCCCTCGACAGCACCGCGCGGCAGCTTCCGAATCCCACATTGCTGCGCACTCCCACCCTGCGCTTGGAGGCGCAGAGCACATCGGCGCTGGAAGGCACCTACGCGCCTGTGGCTGAGGTCCTCACGGCGGACGAGGATGCCCCGACCACGCCCGAGCTGCTCGAGATCCTCAACTACGTCCGCACGGCCAATCACGGCTTCGACTGGGTCGCCGATGGCCGGCCGGTCTCGGCCGCCTTCATCAGCGATCTCCAGGGCCTACTCATGCGCGGCACGCCTTTGGCGGACGTCAGCGGTCGCCCCAGGGAGACGCAGGTCGTGATCGGCGTCCGGAAGGAGGCGGATCCGCGTGACTTCGTCGTGCGCGGAGCAAGGTTCGTGCCTGCCCCTCCCGGCCCCGATCTCGAGGCCGGTCTGTCTGATCTCGTGGAGTGGATGCGCAGCGACCACCGCGGGCAGATAGATCCGGTCGTCGCGGCGGCGATGTCGCATTACCAGTTCGAGACGCTCCACCCGTTCCGCGACGGCAACGGCCGGGTGGGTCGCCTGCTCGTCGTGCTGACCCTCCAGATGTGGGGTGTCCTCAGCGAGCCGACCCTGACCGTCTCACCATGGTTCGAAGCTCGTCGGAGCACCTACTACGACCGCCTCCTCGCCGTGAGCACCCACGGCGACTGGGATGGATTCGTGCGCTTCTTCGCCACCGGGCTCCAAGCGGCCGCTGATGCGACGCGCGACGGCATGATCGACCTTGTGAGGATCCAGGAGGAGCTCCGACGGGTCGTCCAGTCCTCGAACCTTCGAGCCGGCAGCGCCCAAGCCGTCGTGGATCTGGCGGTGGCCAATCCCAGCTTCACGGTCCGTACCGTGGAGGCCGAACTGGGCCTCTCCTACGGCCGCGCCAACAAGCTCGTGGCACAGCTCGTCGAGCTGGACGTCCTGGACGTCGTCGACCCCAGCGCCTACAAGCGACGGTTCTTCGCGCCGCGCGTTCTCCAGACGTTGACGGACCGGCGAAGTCGATGA
- a CDS encoding PucR family transcriptional regulator has product MSSESVPSDLAPWLLAYAAESAQPDQVEAWVDRVKAAIVREMPEVELVDGLSETLRLTIRDHWLAFLGDFAQPEQHFHLPEAARVLSVDIADRQLPLESLIRFYRVAQQEVWAYVSELIRALPPADFDRADLLMYFWNRAGVWLDQSITESIAAYEAARSRVLAGAAAQRFESVRSILAGELSDAREASAALGGYPISVHHTAVVLSVGDAEQAGALEPLAADLARRIGAANPLIVKPGGRQLWMWLGTRDQPDLSGLVAAAADLRTGSVVVGVGSATPNIAGFVASHREAQGTLRVTAPDSDDWLAVYADVELPVLLGCSPEVDRFTTRQLGPLAGEDEGVQRIRETLTAYLDSGGSAEEAARTLVVHRNTIRYRLGQAEEMLGRPITRISPQLSVALRHHALFHRG; this is encoded by the coding sequence ATGAGCAGCGAGTCCGTGCCGTCCGACCTCGCACCGTGGCTGCTGGCGTACGCCGCCGAGTCGGCCCAGCCCGACCAGGTGGAAGCCTGGGTCGACCGGGTGAAGGCGGCGATCGTGCGCGAGATGCCCGAGGTCGAGCTCGTCGACGGCCTGTCCGAGACACTGCGGCTGACGATCCGCGATCACTGGCTGGCGTTCCTCGGCGACTTCGCCCAGCCCGAGCAGCACTTCCACCTCCCCGAGGCGGCCCGCGTCCTGTCCGTCGACATCGCCGACCGGCAGCTGCCGCTGGAGTCGCTGATCCGGTTCTACCGGGTGGCCCAGCAGGAGGTGTGGGCCTATGTCAGCGAGCTGATCAGGGCACTCCCCCCGGCCGACTTCGACCGGGCCGACCTGCTCATGTACTTCTGGAACCGGGCCGGGGTCTGGCTCGACCAGTCGATCACCGAGTCCATCGCGGCCTACGAGGCCGCGCGCTCACGGGTGCTGGCCGGCGCGGCCGCCCAGCGCTTCGAGTCGGTGCGCTCGATCCTCGCCGGCGAGCTGAGCGACGCCCGCGAGGCGTCCGCCGCACTGGGGGGCTACCCGATCTCGGTGCACCACACCGCGGTCGTCCTGTCCGTCGGCGACGCCGAGCAGGCCGGCGCCCTCGAACCACTGGCCGCCGACCTCGCCCGCCGGATCGGCGCCGCCAACCCGCTCATCGTCAAGCCCGGCGGCCGCCAGCTTTGGATGTGGCTCGGCACCCGCGACCAGCCGGACCTCTCGGGACTCGTGGCTGCCGCAGCCGACCTGCGGACCGGGAGCGTCGTGGTGGGCGTCGGCTCCGCCACCCCCAACATCGCCGGCTTCGTCGCCTCCCACCGCGAGGCCCAGGGCACGCTGCGGGTCACCGCACCCGACTCCGACGACTGGCTGGCGGTGTACGCCGACGTCGAGCTGCCCGTGCTGCTCGGCTGCTCGCCGGAGGTCGACCGGTTCACGACCCGCCAGCTCGGGCCGCTCGCCGGCGAGGACGAGGGGGTGCAGCGGATCCGGGAGACACTGACGGCGTACCTCGACAGCGGCGGCAGCGCCGAGGAGGCCGCGCGGACGCTGGTGGTGCACCGCAACACGATCCGCTACCGGCTCGGCCAGGCCGAGGAGATGCTCGGCCGGCCGATCACCCGGATCAGCCCGCAGCTCTCCGTCGCGCTGCGGCACCACGCGCTGTTCCACCGCGGCTGA
- a CDS encoding GMC family oxidoreductase: MRADFEYDVVVVGSGFGGSVTALRLAEKGYRVLVLEAGRRFEDEEFAKTSWDVRKFLFAPRLGCFGIQRIRLLRDVVVLAGAGVGGGSLVYANTLYQPKSDAFYNDPQWAHITDWKAELAPYYDQASRMLGVVENPTVTPSDVIMKEVADEMGVGDTYRATPVGVCFGTPGEAIADPYFGGAGPERRGCLECGECMTGCRHNAKNTLLKNYLYLAEKIGAEVRERTTVTAVRPRQDGGYDVVTHRSGRSARRTTTISAGQVVLAAGTWGTQELLHGMRRSGDLPGLSDRLGYLTRTNSEALCASSTKLRNKGEYDFHHGVAITSSIHPDEVTHVEPVRYGVGSGLMGMLLTLMTDGGGRTPRWVRWLGQAALHPLLLLSTIFGLGSWPERTIIALVMQTSDNSITVFPKRRGLRRTDRVRLTSKQGHGEPNPTWIPAGNEVVRRISDKIDGGSYSTTGEIFNIPMTAHFLGGCPIGDSPQTGVIDAYHRVYGHPGLHVVDGAAISANLGVNPSLTITAQAERAMAVWPNQGEADHRPDLGAGYERLSPIAPVRAAVPPTAPAALRLPLYVVKPEAPA, translated from the coding sequence ATGCGCGCTGACTTCGAGTACGACGTCGTCGTGGTCGGCTCCGGCTTCGGCGGCTCGGTCACGGCCCTGCGCCTCGCCGAGAAGGGCTACCGGGTCCTGGTGCTCGAGGCCGGGCGCCGGTTCGAGGACGAGGAGTTCGCGAAGACCTCCTGGGACGTGCGCAAGTTCCTCTTCGCGCCGCGCCTGGGCTGCTTCGGCATCCAGCGGATCCGGCTGCTGCGCGACGTGGTCGTGCTCGCCGGCGCGGGTGTCGGCGGCGGCTCGCTGGTCTACGCCAACACGCTCTACCAGCCGAAGTCGGACGCGTTCTACAACGACCCGCAGTGGGCGCACATCACCGACTGGAAAGCCGAGCTGGCGCCGTACTACGACCAGGCGAGCCGGATGCTGGGCGTCGTCGAGAACCCCACGGTCACGCCCAGCGACGTGATCATGAAGGAGGTCGCCGACGAGATGGGTGTCGGCGACACCTACCGCGCGACGCCCGTCGGCGTCTGCTTCGGCACGCCGGGCGAGGCGATCGCGGACCCCTACTTCGGCGGCGCCGGGCCCGAGCGCCGCGGCTGCCTGGAGTGCGGCGAGTGCATGACGGGCTGCCGCCACAACGCCAAGAACACGCTGCTCAAGAACTACCTCTACCTCGCCGAGAAGATCGGCGCGGAGGTCCGGGAGCGCACCACCGTCACCGCGGTCCGGCCCCGGCAGGACGGCGGGTACGACGTCGTCACGCACCGCTCGGGCCGCTCGGCTCGTCGTACGACGACGATCAGCGCCGGCCAGGTCGTGCTGGCCGCCGGGACGTGGGGCACCCAGGAGCTGCTGCACGGCATGCGCCGCTCCGGCGACCTGCCCGGGCTGTCCGACCGGCTCGGCTACCTGACCCGCACCAACTCCGAGGCGCTGTGCGCGTCGAGCACCAAGCTGCGCAACAAGGGCGAGTACGACTTCCACCACGGCGTCGCGATCACCTCCTCGATCCACCCCGACGAGGTCACCCACGTCGAGCCGGTCCGCTACGGCGTCGGCTCGGGCCTGATGGGGATGCTGCTCACGTTGATGACCGACGGCGGCGGCCGGACCCCGCGCTGGGTGCGCTGGCTCGGGCAGGCCGCGCTCCACCCGCTGCTGCTGCTGTCCACGATCTTCGGCCTGGGCAGCTGGCCCGAGCGCACGATCATCGCGCTGGTCATGCAGACCAGCGACAACTCGATCACGGTGTTCCCGAAGAGGCGCGGGCTGCGTCGCACGGACAGGGTGCGGCTCACCTCGAAGCAGGGCCACGGCGAGCCGAACCCGACCTGGATCCCCGCCGGCAACGAGGTGGTACGCCGGATCAGCGACAAGATCGACGGCGGCTCCTACAGCACCACCGGCGAGATCTTCAACATCCCGATGACCGCGCACTTCCTCGGCGGCTGCCCGATCGGGGACTCCCCGCAGACCGGGGTGATCGACGCCTACCACCGGGTCTACGGGCATCCCGGACTGCACGTCGTCGACGGCGCCGCGATCTCCGCGAACCTCGGCGTCAACCCCAGCCTGACCATCACCGCGCAGGCCGAGCGCGCGATGGCGGTGTGGCCCAACCAGGGAGAGGCGGACCACCGCCCCGACCTCGGAGCCGGCTACGAGCGGCTCTCCCCGATCGCGCCGGTGCGGGCGGCTGTGCCCCCGACCGCACCGGCTGCGCTACGCCTCCCGCTGTACGTCGTGAAGCCCGAGGCACCCGCATGA
- a CDS encoding ABC transporter permease: MTAAPTVEAPGKRRAGPDGMDERTRQVAREAVRSTLVFKTLGTFGDFYSFVGKVFGQMFTRRFQFREFISQAWFITTVSFGPALLVSIPFCVVIIFQVNQLLIQIGAVDLAGAGAAVAVVREIGPIVSVLVVAGAGATAVCADLGSRKIREEIDAMVTLGIDPIERLVVPRVVASTLVGVALNGMVTVVGLVGGYFFSVVLQGATPGLYLSDLTLLVGLPDFLASEAKAAVFGLLAGLTACYLGLNAKGGPKGVGEAVNQTVVFAFMLLFAANSVISALFLQIKLGA, translated from the coding sequence ATGACCGCGGCACCGACCGTCGAGGCACCCGGCAAGCGCCGGGCCGGACCGGACGGGATGGACGAGCGCACCCGGCAGGTCGCCCGCGAGGCGGTCCGCTCGACCCTCGTGTTCAAGACGCTCGGAACCTTCGGCGACTTCTACAGCTTCGTCGGCAAGGTGTTCGGCCAGATGTTCACGCGGCGCTTCCAGTTCCGCGAGTTCATCTCGCAGGCCTGGTTCATCACGACGGTCTCGTTCGGGCCGGCGCTGCTGGTGTCGATCCCGTTCTGCGTCGTGATCATCTTCCAGGTCAACCAGCTGCTCATCCAGATCGGCGCGGTCGACCTCGCCGGTGCGGGCGCCGCGGTCGCGGTGGTCCGCGAGATCGGCCCGATCGTCTCGGTCCTCGTCGTCGCCGGTGCCGGTGCGACCGCGGTCTGCGCGGACCTCGGCTCACGGAAGATCCGCGAGGAGATCGACGCGATGGTGACCCTCGGCATCGACCCGATCGAGCGGCTCGTCGTACCCCGCGTGGTGGCCTCGACCCTGGTCGGCGTCGCCCTCAACGGGATGGTGACCGTGGTCGGCCTGGTCGGCGGGTACTTCTTCTCGGTCGTGCTCCAGGGGGCCACCCCCGGCCTCTACCTCTCCGACCTCACGCTGCTCGTCGGGCTGCCGGACTTCCTGGCCTCCGAGGCCAAGGCCGCGGTGTTCGGGCTGCTGGCCGGCCTGACCGCCTGCTACCTCGGCCTCAACGCCAAGGGCGGCCCGAAGGGCGTCGGCGAAGCGGTGAACCAGACGGTGGTCTTCGCGTTCATGCTGCTGTTCGCCGCCAACAGCGTGATCAGTGCCCTGTTCCTCCAGATCAAGCTCGGAGCGTGA
- a CDS encoding ABC transporter permease has product MSTTAPGFIARHVGRPMSSLRRLGDQLSFHGNAYSHMPRALKHYPKEVVRLLAEVSLGSGALALIGGTVLVIGFLTAAAGIEVGLQAYTSFDNIGVSTLSGFFSAYFNTREVAPIIAGIALTATVGAGFTAQIGAMRVSEEIDALEVMAVPPVPYLVTTRIIAGLIAVVPLFAIALMMCWLATYVVVTVGYDQAPGTYQHYFDTFLIPSDLFLAIVKVALMALVIVSICCYHGFRAAGGPAGVGKAVGKAVRSALISTMFIDLIFAIAIWGGPSVHIAG; this is encoded by the coding sequence ATGAGTACGACGGCTCCGGGCTTCATCGCTCGCCACGTCGGCAGGCCGATGTCCTCGCTGCGCCGACTCGGAGACCAGCTGAGCTTCCACGGCAACGCCTACTCGCACATGCCGCGGGCGCTCAAGCACTATCCGAAGGAGGTCGTGCGACTGCTGGCCGAGGTCTCCCTCGGCTCGGGCGCGCTCGCCCTGATCGGCGGCACAGTGCTGGTCATCGGGTTCCTCACCGCGGCGGCCGGCATCGAGGTGGGCCTGCAGGCCTACACCTCGTTCGACAACATCGGTGTCTCGACGCTGTCGGGCTTCTTCTCGGCGTACTTCAACACCCGCGAGGTCGCGCCGATCATCGCCGGCATCGCGCTGACCGCGACCGTCGGCGCCGGATTCACCGCGCAGATCGGGGCGATGCGGGTCTCGGAGGAGATCGACGCACTCGAGGTGATGGCGGTCCCGCCGGTGCCGTACCTGGTGACGACCCGGATCATCGCGGGCCTGATCGCCGTCGTCCCCCTCTTCGCGATCGCGCTGATGATGTGCTGGCTGGCGACGTACGTCGTCGTCACGGTCGGCTACGACCAGGCGCCGGGCACCTACCAGCACTACTTCGACACCTTCCTCATCCCGAGCGACCTGTTCCTCGCGATCGTGAAGGTCGCGCTGATGGCGCTCGTGATCGTCTCGATCTGCTGCTACCACGGCTTCCGCGCGGCCGGCGGCCCTGCCGGCGTGGGCAAGGCGGTCGGCAAGGCCGTCCGCTCGGCGCTCATCTCGACCATGTTCATCGACCTGATCTTCGCGATCGCCATCTGGGGCGGTCCGTCGGTCCACATCGCGGGGTGA
- a CDS encoding MCE family protein yields MSTRSPREKHAHHVDRQVVYGFLFIALVAALVAGTIAKYRGAFEDNVLVTVQSDRAGLTLASGAPIKLRGVEIGRVSHVDNSPSADGKVSIELEIDADKVDRVPADVTAQIVPPTAFGAKYVQLTPPAHSSDGSSGGTIEAGAVIPADRVTVEVDEAFENLTKVLDVARPAEVNSALTAVAGAVEERGQLIGDLITRTDTYLQSLNPSLRTLSADLRVADDVADVYDIARPDLVATLTHTGEVSQTLVRQQASLRALERSLTGFSDQTDILLRSSRQGLVTSLGLLRPVSDVLERYSPELPCLVLGLASANKLAEAAVGGTHPGVTTFTRIIPGRDPYTYEENLPELGADNGPACYGLPYVDAQEGRAVPPSFRTGANPYVGPQPTPSEAVADTLLGVLEGVGNLP; encoded by the coding sequence ATGAGCACCAGATCGCCCAGGGAGAAGCACGCGCACCACGTCGACCGGCAGGTCGTCTACGGGTTCTTGTTCATCGCCCTGGTCGCGGCGCTGGTCGCCGGCACCATCGCCAAGTACCGCGGTGCCTTCGAGGACAACGTGCTCGTCACCGTCCAGTCCGACCGGGCCGGCCTCACCCTCGCCTCCGGGGCGCCGATCAAGCTGCGCGGCGTCGAGATCGGCCGGGTCAGCCACGTCGACAACAGCCCGAGCGCCGACGGGAAGGTCAGCATCGAGCTCGAGATCGACGCCGACAAGGTCGACCGCGTGCCGGCTGACGTGACGGCGCAGATCGTGCCGCCGACGGCGTTCGGCGCGAAGTACGTCCAGCTGACGCCGCCGGCCCACAGCAGTGACGGGAGCAGCGGCGGGACGATCGAGGCCGGCGCCGTGATCCCGGCCGACCGGGTCACCGTCGAGGTCGACGAGGCGTTCGAGAACCTCACGAAGGTGCTCGACGTCGCCCGCCCCGCCGAGGTGAACTCCGCGCTGACCGCGGTCGCCGGCGCCGTCGAGGAGCGCGGCCAGCTGATCGGCGACCTGATCACCCGGACCGACACCTACCTGCAGTCCCTCAACCCGTCGCTGCGCACCCTGTCCGCCGACCTCCGGGTGGCCGACGACGTGGCCGACGTCTACGACATCGCCCGACCCGACCTGGTCGCCACGCTCACCCACACCGGCGAGGTCTCCCAGACGCTGGTCCGCCAGCAGGCCTCGCTGCGGGCCCTCGAGCGCAGCCTGACCGGGTTCAGCGACCAGACCGACATCCTGCTGCGCAGCTCGCGGCAGGGCCTGGTCACCTCGCTCGGCCTGCTGCGACCGGTGAGCGACGTCCTCGAGCGCTACTCACCCGAGCTGCCCTGCCTCGTGCTCGGCCTCGCGTCGGCCAACAAGCTCGCCGAGGCCGCGGTCGGCGGCACCCACCCGGGCGTCACCACCTTCACCCGGATCATCCCGGGCCGCGACCCGTACACCTACGAGGAGAACCTGCCCGAGCTCGGCGCCGACAACGGCCCGGCGTGCTACGGCCTCCCGTACGTCGACGCGCAGGAGGGCAGGGCCGTGCCGCCGTCGTTCCGCACCGGTGCCAATCCGTACGTCGGCCCGCAGCCCACGCCCAGCGAGGCCGTGGCCGACACGCTGCTGGGCGTCCTCGAGGGAGTGGGGAACCTGCCATGA
- a CDS encoding MlaD family protein, whose product MSTTSKSRLSPEKRRQRADLIKFTAFLSLAAVFTVWVAAVTGEYRPGDRDDYKAVFDDVSGLAVGDEVRVAGVDVGKVTGIDVRKDNTVLVRFDVGEDQQLTKGTHATIQYRNLIGDRVVQLTRGEGDTGEVLAAGGTLPASQTASALDLDTLLNGFKPLFAGLSPTQVNELSGQLVQVLQGQQAAVATLVQHVASFTTTIGGREELIGQVIGNLNSVLGTFDDRKATLGLLLDRLDQLLTGLDQQDTQVLDAAARIDEFATTTTGLVTKARGDLRTDLQGLAVSARGVNENAGTLETVLENLPAHYRAIQNTASYGNYFNFFLCGVRIQTGLAGADVTTPWIYSDAPRCKK is encoded by the coding sequence ATGAGCACCACCTCGAAGAGTCGGCTGAGTCCCGAGAAGCGGCGCCAGCGCGCCGACCTGATCAAGTTCACCGCCTTCCTGTCGCTGGCCGCGGTCTTCACGGTGTGGGTCGCCGCCGTCACCGGTGAGTACCGGCCCGGGGACCGCGACGACTACAAGGCCGTCTTCGACGACGTGTCCGGCCTCGCGGTCGGTGACGAGGTCCGCGTCGCCGGCGTCGACGTCGGCAAGGTGACCGGCATCGACGTACGCAAGGACAACACGGTGCTCGTGAGGTTCGACGTCGGCGAGGACCAGCAGCTGACCAAGGGCACCCACGCGACCATCCAGTACCGCAACCTGATCGGCGACCGGGTGGTCCAGCTGACCCGCGGGGAGGGGGACACGGGCGAGGTTCTCGCGGCCGGTGGCACCCTGCCCGCCAGCCAGACCGCGTCCGCACTCGACCTCGACACCCTGCTCAACGGCTTCAAGCCGCTGTTCGCCGGACTCAGCCCGACCCAGGTCAACGAGCTGTCCGGCCAGCTGGTGCAGGTGCTCCAGGGCCAGCAGGCCGCCGTCGCCACGCTGGTGCAGCACGTCGCGTCGTTCACCACCACCATCGGCGGCCGCGAGGAGCTGATCGGCCAGGTGATCGGCAACCTCAACAGCGTCCTCGGCACGTTCGACGACCGCAAGGCGACCCTCGGGCTGCTGCTCGACCGGCTCGACCAGCTGCTGACCGGGCTCGACCAGCAGGACACCCAGGTCCTCGACGCTGCCGCTCGGATCGATGAGTTCGCGACCACGACGACCGGCCTCGTGACGAAGGCGCGCGGCGACCTGCGCACCGACCTCCAGGGCCTGGCCGTCTCGGCCCGCGGCGTCAACGAGAACGCAGGGACGTTGGAGACCGTCCTCGAGAACCTGCCGGCGCACTACCGCGCGATCCAGAACACCGCGTCGTACGGCAACTACTTCAACTTCTTCCTCTGCGGTGTGCGGATCCAGACCGGCCTGGCCGGCGCGGACGTCACGACGCCGTGGATCTACTCCGACGCCCCGAGGTGCAAGAAGTGA
- a CDS encoding MlaD family protein, with the protein MSRVTSPDRLAARGLAGTVVLVLAVLAALNINKLPLIGNSDVVHVQFAEAGGLKGGDAVMVSGAQVGKVREVRLDHKHVVADVVLTDPDIVLGDRTEARIITMTLLGRAAVELVPRGTGEIGAGESIPLARTSSPYNLTSTLNELTETTASIDKAQLAAALDQASRTLSSSSPDLRPALDGITALSRAVSSNDDELRSLLAHADSVTGVLAGRDQQIASLLTSGRSLLSELDARQDVVVSLLKSARSLAGQLRLLLEDTDDVLGPALDELDGVVDVLNTNKKNLQASIVGLQGYATAFGEAISSGPWFDAYIQNLTSPGTLAPILSGVVP; encoded by the coding sequence GTGAGCCGCGTGACCAGCCCCGACCGGCTGGCCGCTCGCGGCCTGGCCGGCACCGTCGTCCTCGTCCTCGCCGTGCTCGCGGCGCTCAACATCAACAAGCTGCCGCTGATCGGCAACAGCGACGTCGTGCACGTCCAGTTCGCCGAGGCCGGCGGCCTCAAGGGTGGCGACGCCGTGATGGTGTCGGGCGCCCAGGTCGGCAAGGTCCGCGAGGTCCGCCTGGACCACAAGCACGTCGTCGCCGACGTGGTGCTGACAGATCCCGACATCGTGCTCGGCGACCGCACCGAGGCCCGGATCATCACGATGACCCTGCTCGGTCGGGCCGCGGTGGAGCTGGTGCCCCGCGGGACCGGGGAGATCGGGGCAGGGGAGTCGATCCCGCTGGCGCGCACCTCGTCGCCGTACAACCTGACGAGCACGCTCAACGAGCTCACCGAGACCACGGCGAGCATCGACAAGGCGCAGCTCGCGGCCGCGCTGGACCAGGCGTCGAGGACGCTGTCGTCCTCGAGCCCCGACCTGCGCCCGGCGCTGGACGGGATCACCGCCCTGTCGCGGGCGGTCTCGTCCAACGACGACGAGCTGCGCTCGCTGCTCGCGCACGCCGACAGTGTGACCGGCGTGCTGGCCGGCCGGGACCAGCAGATCGCCTCGCTACTCACCAGTGGGCGCTCGCTGCTCAGCGAGCTCGACGCCCGCCAGGACGTGGTGGTCAGCCTGCTGAAGAGCGCCCGCTCCCTGGCCGGGCAGCTGCGGCTGCTGCTCGAGGACACCGACGACGTGCTCGGGCCGGCGCTCGACGAGCTCGACGGCGTGGTCGACGTGCTCAACACGAACAAGAAGAACCTGCAGGCCAGCATCGTCGGCCTGCAGGGCTACGCCACCGCCTTCGGCGAGGCGATCTCGAGCGGGCCGTGGTTCGACGCCTACATCCAGAACCTCACCTCCCCCGGGACCCTCGCCCCCATCCTGTCGGGAGTCGTGCCGTGA